One window from the genome of Dyella sp. A6 encodes:
- a CDS encoding O-methyltransferase, with protein MSQASWSSVDAYFSKMLVPEDGCLKQALSDSEAAGLPPHNVAPNQGKFLHLLARVQGARRILEIGTLGGYSTIWLARALPDEGRLVTLEADPKNAAIASANIERAGLSSVVSVCVGPAIDSLRTMVAAGESPFDFIFIDADKPNNPAYLELSLQLSRPGTVIIGDNVVREGEVANAMSSDARVQGVRSFLEMMSADPRLSATAIQTVGSKGYDGFSMAVVES; from the coding sequence GTGAGTCAAGCATCCTGGTCGTCTGTAGACGCTTATTTTTCGAAAATGCTGGTTCCAGAGGATGGCTGTCTGAAGCAGGCGTTGAGTGATAGCGAAGCGGCTGGGTTACCTCCCCACAACGTTGCACCCAATCAAGGCAAGTTCCTGCATTTGCTCGCAAGGGTTCAAGGCGCCAGGAGGATTTTGGAGATCGGCACGCTGGGTGGTTACAGCACAATATGGTTGGCGCGTGCTTTGCCGGACGAAGGCAGGCTGGTGACTTTGGAGGCGGATCCGAAGAACGCTGCGATTGCGTCGGCCAATATCGAGCGCGCGGGGCTGTCCTCTGTCGTGTCTGTCTGCGTAGGGCCGGCGATTGACTCTCTTCGCACGATGGTTGCCGCGGGAGAGTCGCCCTTCGACTTCATCTTCATTGACGCGGATAAACCGAACAACCCGGCGTATCTTGAGCTGTCGCTCCAGCTGTCCCGCCCGGGGACGGTGATCATTGGGGATAACGTGGTGCGTGAAGGTGAAGTGGCGAACGCGATGTCCAGTGACGCCAGGGTTCAGGGCGTCCGCTCGTTCTTAGAGATGATGTCGGCTGATCCACGGTTGTCTGCGACGGCCATACAGACGGTCGGCAGCAAAGGCTACGACGGCTTTTCCATGGCAGTCGTTGAAAGCTAG
- the typA gene encoding translational GTPase TypA → MSIENLRNIAIVAHVDHGKTTLVDQLLKQSGTLAERTVLAERVMDSNDQEKERGITILAKNTAITWQGNRINIVDTPGHADFGGEVERVLSMVDTVLILVDAMDGPMPQTRFVTQKAFAMGFKPIVVVNKIDRPGARPEWVVEQVWDLFDRLGATPEQMDFPIVYASALNGYASLDETVREGDMTPLYEAIMQHAPRPDVDPEGPFQMRISQLDYNNFVGVIGIGRIQRGTLKKNMPVAVIDRHGKKRQGKVLQVLGFMGLERIEQDSAEAGDIVAISGIAELTISDTVCALDAPEALPALTVDEPTISMTFQVNNSPFAGNKDLSGGKFLTSRQLKDRLDREQVHNVALKVEQGSDADKFLVSGRGELHLSVLIENMRREGYELAVSRPEVIIKEIDGQKMEPFEQLVIDVEEIHQGPVMERIGIRKGQLKNMEPDGKGRVRLEYLIPARGLIGFQNQFKTLTQGSGLLFHVFDHYGPKEEGQIAKRPNGVMIANAGGTTPAYSLGPLQERGKLFAAEGDNVYEGQLVGIHAKDNDLTVNVIKPKPLTNMRASGKDDAIQLTPATKFSLEQALDFIDDDELVEVTPKEIRLRKKHLTENDRKRASRSA, encoded by the coding sequence ATGTCCATCGAAAATCTGCGCAATATCGCCATCGTCGCCCACGTCGACCACGGCAAGACCACTCTTGTCGACCAGCTGCTGAAGCAGTCCGGCACGCTCGCCGAGCGCACCGTGCTGGCCGAACGCGTGATGGACTCCAATGACCAGGAAAAGGAACGCGGCATCACCATCCTGGCCAAGAACACCGCCATCACCTGGCAGGGCAACCGCATCAACATCGTGGACACCCCCGGGCATGCCGACTTCGGCGGCGAGGTGGAGCGCGTGCTGTCGATGGTCGACACCGTGCTGATCCTGGTCGACGCGATGGACGGCCCGATGCCGCAGACCCGCTTCGTGACCCAGAAGGCCTTCGCGATGGGCTTCAAGCCGATCGTGGTGGTCAACAAGATCGACCGCCCGGGTGCGCGTCCGGAGTGGGTGGTGGAGCAGGTGTGGGATCTGTTCGACCGCCTCGGCGCCACGCCCGAGCAGATGGACTTCCCGATCGTCTACGCCTCGGCACTGAACGGTTACGCCAGCCTCGACGAGACCGTGCGTGAAGGCGACATGACCCCGCTTTACGAAGCGATCATGCAGCACGCACCGCGCCCCGACGTGGACCCGGAAGGCCCGTTCCAGATGCGCATCAGCCAGCTGGACTACAACAACTTCGTGGGCGTCATCGGCATCGGCCGCATCCAGCGCGGTACGCTGAAGAAGAACATGCCGGTAGCGGTGATCGACCGTCACGGCAAGAAGCGCCAGGGCAAGGTGCTGCAGGTGCTCGGCTTCATGGGTCTTGAGCGCATCGAGCAGGACAGCGCCGAGGCCGGCGACATCGTCGCCATCTCCGGCATCGCCGAGCTGACCATTTCCGACACCGTCTGCGCGCTGGACGCCCCCGAGGCGCTGCCCGCACTGACCGTGGACGAGCCGACCATCTCGATGACCTTCCAGGTCAACAACTCGCCGTTTGCCGGCAACAAGGACCTGTCCGGCGGCAAGTTCCTGACCAGCCGCCAGCTCAAGGACCGCCTGGACCGCGAGCAGGTGCACAACGTGGCGCTGAAGGTCGAGCAGGGTTCGGACGCCGACAAGTTCCTGGTTTCCGGCCGTGGCGAGCTGCATCTGTCGGTGCTGATCGAGAACATGCGCCGCGAAGGCTACGAGCTGGCCGTGTCGCGCCCCGAGGTCATCATCAAGGAAATCGACGGCCAGAAGATGGAGCCGTTCGAACAGCTGGTGATCGACGTGGAGGAAATCCACCAGGGTCCGGTGATGGAGCGCATCGGCATCCGCAAGGGCCAGCTGAAGAACATGGAGCCCGACGGCAAGGGCCGCGTGCGCCTTGAATACCTGATCCCGGCGCGTGGCCTGATCGGCTTCCAGAACCAGTTCAAGACCCTGACCCAGGGTTCGGGCCTGCTGTTCCACGTGTTCGATCACTACGGTCCGAAGGAAGAAGGCCAGATCGCCAAGCGCCCCAACGGCGTGATGATCGCCAATGCCGGCGGCACCACCCCTGCCTACTCGCTCGGCCCGCTGCAGGAACGCGGCAAGCTGTTCGCCGCCGAAGGCGACAACGTGTATGAAGGCCAGCTGGTCGGCATCCACGCCAAGGACAACGACCTCACCGTCAACGTGATCAAGCCCAAGCCGCTGACCAACATGCGCGCCTCGGGCAAGGACGACGCGATCCAGCTGACCCCGGCCACCAAGTTCAGCCTGGAACAGGCACTGGACTTCATCGACGACGACGAGCTGGTCGAGGTGACGCCGAAGGAAATCCGCCTGCGCAAGAAGCACCTCACCGAGAACGACCGCAAGCGCGCCTCGCGCTCGGCCTGA
- a CDS encoding 3-hydroxybutyrate oligomer hydrolase family protein encodes MACPEFLVSDVRATEHRGLDDLLSAGLGLAGLAGAPSPFADAARPSPAELRRRAIQTSWKGIADLGPLGGYGTVYGGVPDVPGREYQAFARVPGASQPHRVLLQVPDHLDPTHRCLVVAPSSGSRGVYGAISLAGAWGLPKGCAVAYTDKGTGAGYFDYADDSGVQLDGTRARRGETMLEFEPEPAATDAGVAVKQMNSRDNPEADWGRDVIQAAQFGLAMLDRAFPMLAPFTAQNTKIIAAGLSNGGGAVLQAAGLDDGQLFAGVVALEPNVHAAGQGRPLYDYATEAAIWLPCALATSRFAAVPFGRAPDGSIPPARIQRCASLHADGRLPGATLAAQADAAYERLRAQGWTDLAMATAASTTSFDLWRVIVAGYASSYARTGAADMPCGFHYVTIDRNNQPAPADAATRAAWWADGSGIPPGNGIALRGGMDHSDDPTLAGLDGLRNLWTGDGGGARDVRASIAASAVQLPRADLPLWVLHGAGDGLLPTAFGSEPYVAWLRSDGRAPLYWRVPHAQHFDAFLAVPGFGAAHVPLMPYGYVALERMWAHLFEQVSWPRDLPTPQATPRGEGMLRREMLDLP; translated from the coding sequence ATGGCTTGCCCGGAATTCCTCGTCAGCGATGTCCGCGCCACCGAACATCGGGGGCTGGACGACCTGCTGAGCGCCGGCCTCGGCCTGGCCGGACTCGCCGGTGCGCCATCGCCATTCGCCGATGCGGCCCGACCCAGTCCGGCCGAGCTGCGACGGCGCGCGATCCAGACCAGTTGGAAGGGCATTGCCGACCTGGGACCGCTGGGCGGTTACGGCACCGTTTACGGTGGTGTGCCCGACGTGCCCGGTCGCGAATACCAGGCGTTTGCCCGCGTGCCGGGTGCCAGCCAGCCGCACCGCGTGCTGCTGCAGGTGCCCGACCACCTCGACCCGACGCACCGCTGCCTGGTGGTGGCGCCGTCGTCCGGTTCGCGCGGGGTATATGGCGCGATCTCGCTGGCCGGTGCCTGGGGGCTGCCGAAAGGTTGCGCGGTGGCCTACACCGACAAGGGCACCGGCGCGGGTTACTTCGACTACGCCGACGACAGTGGCGTGCAACTGGACGGTACCCGTGCCCGGCGCGGCGAGACCATGCTGGAGTTCGAGCCGGAACCGGCAGCGACCGACGCCGGCGTTGCCGTGAAGCAGATGAACTCGCGCGACAACCCGGAAGCCGACTGGGGGCGCGACGTGATCCAGGCGGCGCAGTTCGGTCTGGCCATGCTCGACCGCGCGTTCCCGATGCTGGCGCCGTTCACGGCGCAGAACACGAAGATCATCGCCGCCGGGCTGTCCAATGGCGGCGGCGCGGTGCTGCAGGCGGCGGGGCTGGACGACGGGCAGCTGTTTGCCGGGGTGGTGGCGCTGGAGCCGAATGTCCATGCAGCGGGGCAGGGGCGGCCGCTGTACGACTACGCCACCGAGGCGGCGATCTGGCTGCCGTGCGCGCTGGCCACGTCGCGCTTCGCCGCGGTGCCGTTCGGGCGCGCGCCGGACGGTTCGATCCCGCCGGCGCGGATCCAGCGCTGCGCCAGTCTGCATGCCGACGGCCGCCTGCCGGGTGCGACGCTGGCGGCGCAGGCCGATGCCGCCTACGAGCGCCTGCGCGCGCAGGGCTGGACCGACCTGGCCATGGCGACCGCGGCCAGCACCACCTCGTTCGATCTGTGGCGGGTGATCGTGGCCGGCTATGCCTCGTCCTACGCGCGGACCGGAGCTGCCGACATGCCGTGCGGTTTCCATTACGTCACCATCGACAGGAACAACCAGCCCGCGCCGGCCGATGCGGCCACCCGCGCCGCCTGGTGGGCGGACGGTTCGGGCATCCCGCCGGGCAACGGCATCGCGCTGCGCGGCGGCATGGATCATTCGGATGACCCGACGCTGGCTGGTCTGGACGGCCTGCGCAATCTTTGGACCGGTGATGGCGGCGGCGCCCGTGACGTGCGCGCCAGCATCGCCGCCAGTGCGGTGCAGCTGCCGCGCGCGGACCTGCCGCTGTGGGTGCTGCATGGTGCCGGCGACGGGCTGCTGCCGACGGCCTTCGGTTCCGAACCCTATGTCGCCTGGCTGCGCAGCGACGGACGCGCACCACTGTACTGGCGGGTGCCGCATGCCCAGCATTTCGACGCCTTTCTGGCCGTGCCCGGTTTCGGTGCCGCGCATGTGCCGCTGATGCCCTACGGCTATGTCGCGCTGGAGCGCATGTGGGCGCATCTGTTCGAGCAGGTGTCGTGGCCACGGGATCTGCCCACGCCGCAGGCCACGCCACGGGGCGAGGGCATGCTGCGGCGGGAGATGCTGGACCTGCCCTGA
- a CDS encoding peptidylprolyl isomerase: protein MSIQVTFQTNRGSIHIRLYEDKTPVTAANFVNLARRGFYDGLSFHRVIADFMIQGGCPEGTGRGNPGYRFEDEFNPSLRHDKPGVLSMANAGPGTNGSQFFITHGATPWLDGKHSVFGEVIGAEDQAVVDAIQQGDTIEKVTVEGDVDALLAAQADRVAEWNKTLDARG from the coding sequence ATGTCCATCCAAGTGACGTTCCAGACCAACCGTGGCTCGATCCATATTCGCCTGTACGAGGACAAGACGCCGGTGACGGCAGCCAACTTCGTCAATCTGGCGCGTCGCGGCTTTTACGATGGACTGAGCTTCCACCGCGTTATCGCCGACTTCATGATCCAGGGCGGCTGCCCGGAGGGCACCGGCCGTGGTAACCCGGGCTATCGTTTCGAGGACGAGTTCAACCCGTCGCTGCGCCACGACAAGCCGGGCGTGCTGTCGATGGCCAACGCCGGTCCGGGCACCAACGGCAGCCAGTTCTTCATCACCCATGGCGCCACGCCGTGGCTGGACGGCAAGCACAGCGTGTTCGGCGAAGTGATCGGCGCGGAAGACCAGGCCGTGGTCGACGCGATCCAGCAGGGCGACACGATCGAGAAGGTCACCGTGGAAGGCGACGTGGACGCGCTGCTGGCCGCCCAGGCCGACCGCGTGGCCGAGTGGAACAAGACGCTGGATGCCCGCGGCTGA
- a CDS encoding LacI family DNA-binding transcriptional regulator — MRVRLEDVAREAGVSPKTVSRVLNDEANVKDDTRQRVLAAMEAMDYHPHPSARSLAGNRSFVVAMLYDNNDNPTSSYLAEIQDGVLEACDEYHYSMMVRPLRMGGSDFIQRIDTLISRHHPDGVVLTPPITDYAPLLKRLGERGVPYASVSPVKRRGCIGVTMDERQAARAMVEHLIGLGHRRIAHVLGIANHGASRWRLAGYRDALAAAGLPEDPELVVQGGFTFGSGVAAARQLLSLGKRKRPTAVFAANDDMAAGVMWVAGEYGLKMPRDLSVCGFDDTPLASQLWPALTTVRQPSREMGRLAALQVLDSLRGRGPGRLVEVPYSLELRDSTAAAP; from the coding sequence ATGCGGGTACGTCTCGAAGATGTGGCACGCGAAGCCGGCGTTTCGCCCAAGACCGTGTCGCGCGTGCTCAACGACGAGGCCAACGTCAAGGACGACACGCGCCAGCGGGTACTGGCCGCCATGGAGGCGATGGATTATCACCCGCACCCCTCGGCGCGCAGCCTGGCCGGCAATCGCTCCTTCGTGGTGGCGATGCTGTACGACAACAACGACAACCCGACCTCGTCCTATCTGGCCGAGATCCAGGACGGCGTGCTGGAAGCCTGCGACGAGTATCACTACAGCATGATGGTGCGCCCGCTGCGGATGGGTGGCAGCGACTTCATCCAGCGCATCGACACCCTGATTTCCCGGCACCATCCCGACGGCGTGGTGCTGACACCGCCGATTACCGATTACGCGCCCCTGCTCAAGCGCCTTGGCGAGCGCGGCGTGCCGTATGCCAGCGTGTCGCCGGTGAAGCGGCGTGGCTGCATCGGCGTGACCATGGACGAGCGCCAGGCCGCACGGGCGATGGTGGAACACCTGATCGGGCTGGGACACCGGAGGATTGCCCACGTGCTGGGCATCGCCAATCACGGCGCCAGCCGCTGGCGCCTGGCGGGTTATCGCGACGCCCTGGCCGCGGCCGGCCTGCCGGAAGACCCCGAGCTGGTCGTGCAGGGCGGCTTCACCTTCGGTTCGGGTGTGGCCGCCGCGCGCCAGCTGCTGTCGTTGGGCAAGCGCAAGCGCCCCACCGCGGTGTTCGCCGCCAACGACGACATGGCTGCCGGGGTGATGTGGGTAGCCGGCGAATACGGGTTGAAGATGCCGCGCGACCTGTCCGTCTGCGGTTTCGACGACACGCCGCTGGCCAGCCAGTTGTGGCCGGCCCTGACCACGGTCCGGCAGCCCAGCCGCGAGATGGGACGCCTGGCCGCCCTGCAGGTGCTGGACAGCTTGCGCGGCCGCGGGCCGGGTCGGCTGGTGGAGGTGCCTTACTCGCTGGAGCTGCGCGATTCGACGGCCGCCGCGCCCTGA
- a CDS encoding YidB family protein, translating to MSFLNDLLGGGQGNAAGAGSLVSLAGDLIQKAGGVQGLVSMLQQQGLGQAVQSWVGTGANQAVSGSQLGQALQSGGMGSLLESAASKLGVDQSQLLGQLSQVLPHAVDHLTPDGQVPAQGQGGGLDLGALEGLAGKLLGGLGS from the coding sequence ATGTCCTTTCTCAATGATTTGCTGGGCGGCGGCCAAGGCAATGCCGCCGGTGCCGGCTCGCTGGTCTCGCTGGCTGGCGACCTGATCCAGAAGGCGGGTGGCGTCCAGGGACTGGTGTCCATGTTGCAGCAGCAGGGGCTTGGCCAGGCGGTGCAGTCCTGGGTGGGCACCGGCGCCAACCAGGCGGTTTCCGGTAGCCAGCTCGGACAGGCATTGCAGAGCGGCGGCATGGGTTCGCTGCTCGAATCGGCGGCGAGCAAGCTGGGCGTGGACCAGAGCCAGTTGCTCGGCCAGTTGTCGCAGGTGCTGCCGCACGCGGTTGATCATCTGACGCCCGACGGCCAGGTGCCGGCGCAGGGCCAGGGTGGCGGGCTCGACCTGGGCGCGCTGGAAGGTCTGGCCGGCAAGCTGCTGGGCGGTCTGGGCAGCTGA
- a CDS encoding GlsB/YeaQ/YmgE family stress response membrane protein, giving the protein MHWLWVFIVGLVVGIVAKLITPGKDPGGFIITAILGICGSVLATWVGEHLHWWGPVGLMHFIASIGGAVVLLVIYHAVFKSKSS; this is encoded by the coding sequence ATGCATTGGCTCTGGGTATTCATCGTCGGTCTGGTCGTCGGCATCGTCGCCAAGCTCATCACACCCGGAAAAGACCCCGGCGGCTTCATCATCACCGCGATCCTGGGTATCTGCGGCTCCGTGCTGGCCACCTGGGTCGGCGAACATCTCCACTGGTGGGGACCGGTCGGACTGATGCACTTCATCGCCTCGATCGGCGGTGCCGTGGTCCTGCTGGTGATCTACCACGCCGTGTTCAAGAGCAAGTCGTCCTGA
- a CDS encoding aminotransferase class I/II-fold pyridoxal phosphate-dependent enzyme, which translates to MPQLAQRVGRAKPSAIMLIAAKAKELKAAGRDIISFSIGVPNFLPGEHVYAAAREALSHDSGQYGNNRGAVALLEAFLKHIEALGFSGYGHENLSTGIGAKQVLYNLAEALLDEGDEIVFAAPYWTTYRDIADIVGARANLLHCGPDQAYKLTPAQLDAALARKPKVFLFNNPSNPTGMVYTREEIAALADVLVKHPDTWIVTDDIYNSMVFDGIGYHNFVFARPELRERLIFVDSVSKTYGMPGWRVGLMAGPEAVAKAVTTLNSNHITSIPEVITAAAVAALSGPQDVPAAKCAEFAAKRDTVVAALNAIPGVTCPRPQGAFYAFPDISVAFGKSHNGTKIGNDVELCAALLEAKGVACVPGSAFGEPRALRISYTCPTAQLQPGLDRIAEFFAELA; encoded by the coding sequence ATGCCCCAGCTCGCCCAGCGTGTCGGTCGCGCCAAGCCCAGCGCGATCATGCTGATTGCCGCCAAGGCCAAGGAACTCAAGGCCGCCGGCCGCGACATCATCAGTTTTTCCATCGGCGTACCCAATTTCCTGCCCGGCGAGCATGTCTATGCGGCCGCGCGCGAGGCGCTTTCGCACGATTCCGGCCAGTACGGCAACAATCGCGGTGCCGTGGCGTTGCTGGAAGCGTTCCTGAAGCACATCGAGGCGCTCGGCTTTTCCGGCTATGGCCACGAAAACCTGTCGACCGGCATCGGTGCCAAGCAGGTGCTGTACAACCTGGCCGAGGCGCTGCTGGACGAGGGTGACGAGATCGTCTTCGCAGCGCCGTATTGGACCACCTACCGAGACATCGCCGACATCGTGGGTGCGCGGGCCAACTTGCTGCATTGCGGTCCGGATCAGGCCTACAAGCTGACGCCTGCCCAGCTCGACGCGGCGCTGGCGCGCAAGCCCAAGGTGTTTCTGTTCAACAACCCGTCGAACCCTACCGGCATGGTCTACACGCGCGAGGAAATCGCAGCGCTGGCCGACGTGCTGGTGAAGCATCCGGACACCTGGATCGTCACCGACGACATCTACAATTCGATGGTGTTCGACGGCATCGGTTACCACAACTTCGTGTTCGCGCGGCCGGAATTGCGCGAGCGGTTGATCTTCGTCGACTCGGTGTCCAAGACCTACGGCATGCCGGGCTGGCGCGTGGGCCTGATGGCGGGGCCGGAAGCCGTGGCCAAGGCCGTTACCACGCTCAATTCGAACCACATCACCAGCATTCCGGAAGTGATCACCGCTGCTGCCGTGGCGGCGCTGTCCGGTCCGCAGGACGTGCCCGCGGCCAAGTGCGCCGAGTTCGCCGCCAAGCGCGACACGGTGGTGGCCGCGCTGAATGCGATCCCGGGCGTGACCTGCCCACGGCCGCAGGGCGCGTTCTATGCGTTCCCCGATATTTCCGTGGCCTTCGGCAAGAGCCACAACGGCACGAAGATCGGTAACGACGTGGAGTTGTGCGCGGCGCTGCTGGAAGCCAAGGGCGTGGCCTGCGTGCCGGGCTCGGCCTTCGGCGAACCGCGTGCCCTGCGTATTTCCTACACCTGTCCGACCGCGCAGCTTCAGCCCGGCCTGGACCGTATCGCGGAGTTCTTCGCCGAACTCGCCTGA
- a CDS encoding malate dehydrogenase: MKAPVRVAVTGAAGQIGYALLFRIAAGDMLGPDQPVILHLLEITPALPALQGVVMELNDCAFPLLAGTVATDDVNVAFKDVDYALLVGARPRGPGMERKDLLEANGAIFGPQGKALNDHAKRDVRVLVVGNPANTNALIAQQNAPDLDPKCFTAMVRLDHNRAMSQLAEKTGKHNTDVKKMIIWGNHSSTQYPDLHHATVDGKPALSLVDQAWYESDFIPTVQQRGAAIIKARGASSAASAASAAIDHMRSWALGTAEGDWVSMGIPSDGSYGIEPGVIYGYPVTVKDGKYAIVQGLAINEFSRARMDATQKELREERAGVEKLFAK, translated from the coding sequence ATGAAAGCACCCGTTCGCGTTGCAGTTACCGGCGCCGCCGGCCAGATCGGCTATGCCCTGCTGTTCCGTATCGCCGCTGGCGACATGCTGGGCCCGGACCAGCCGGTGATCCTGCACCTGCTGGAAATCACCCCGGCGCTGCCCGCGCTGCAGGGTGTGGTGATGGAGCTGAACGACTGCGCCTTCCCGCTGCTCGCCGGCACCGTGGCCACCGACGACGTCAACGTCGCCTTCAAGGACGTCGACTACGCACTGCTGGTCGGCGCGCGTCCGCGCGGCCCGGGCATGGAGCGCAAGGACCTGCTGGAAGCCAACGGTGCCATCTTCGGCCCGCAGGGCAAGGCACTGAACGATCACGCCAAGCGTGACGTCCGCGTGCTGGTGGTCGGCAACCCGGCCAACACCAACGCGCTGATCGCCCAGCAGAACGCGCCGGACCTGGATCCGAAGTGCTTCACCGCAATGGTGCGCCTGGACCACAACCGCGCCATGAGCCAGCTGGCCGAGAAGACCGGCAAGCACAACACCGACGTCAAGAAGATGATCATCTGGGGCAACCACAGCTCTACCCAGTACCCCGACCTGCACCACGCCACCGTCGACGGCAAGCCGGCGCTGTCGCTGGTCGACCAGGCCTGGTACGAGAGCGATTTCATCCCGACCGTGCAGCAGCGTGGTGCGGCGATCATCAAAGCGCGTGGCGCCTCGTCGGCCGCCTCGGCCGCCTCGGCCGCGATCGACCACATGCGCAGCTGGGCGCTGGGCACCGCCGAAGGTGACTGGGTGTCGATGGGCATTCCGTCCGACGGCTCCTACGGCATCGAGCCGGGCGTGATCTACGGTTACCCGGTGACGGTGAAGGACGGCAAGTACGCCATCGTGCAGGGTCTGGCGATCAACGAGTTCTCGCGTGCGCGCATGGACGCCACCCAGAAGGAACTGCGCGAGGAGCGCGCAGGCGTCGAGAAGCTGTTCGCGAAGTAA
- a CDS encoding plasmid replication/partition related protein: MNIVVNEELKAYIEPMTPEEYEALERSILAEGCRDALVLWGEILIDGHHRYAICQQHGLSFQTMQHPNFRSMDDVHLWMIDQHLGRRSLSVFQRGELALRKRDILAARRAQARVKLPPLPPIPEHAEVVAGDEPAAIEREASAPETSVEAPPSREAMAKAARLSNAQVGLIEKIRKQAAPEVVEAVKAGTISINAAAAVASLSQDEQRAAASAGDKELKEAARRVRESRRKPKDASGAADEESELLQLRRRVTELTAEVASLRQQLAELQGG, encoded by the coding sequence ATGAACATCGTCGTCAACGAAGAGCTGAAGGCCTATATCGAACCGATGACGCCGGAGGAGTACGAGGCGCTGGAACGCAGCATCCTCGCCGAAGGCTGCCGCGACGCGCTGGTGTTGTGGGGTGAGATCCTCATCGACGGCCATCACCGCTACGCGATCTGCCAGCAGCATGGCCTGTCGTTCCAGACCATGCAGCATCCGAATTTCCGCTCGATGGATGACGTCCACCTGTGGATGATCGACCAACACCTGGGGCGGCGCAGCCTGTCGGTGTTCCAGCGTGGCGAGTTGGCGTTGCGCAAGCGCGACATTCTTGCCGCGCGTCGTGCGCAAGCACGGGTGAAATTGCCACCATTGCCGCCGATTCCGGAGCACGCGGAAGTCGTCGCCGGAGATGAGCCCGCGGCTATTGAGCGGGAAGCCAGCGCACCGGAGACGTCGGTCGAGGCACCACCCAGTCGCGAGGCGATGGCGAAGGCGGCGCGTCTCAGCAACGCCCAGGTGGGCCTGATCGAGAAGATCCGCAAGCAGGCCGCCCCCGAGGTGGTGGAAGCGGTGAAGGCGGGCACGATCTCGATCAACGCTGCCGCCGCGGTGGCCAGCCTGTCGCAGGACGAGCAGCGCGCGGCTGCCAGCGCCGGCGACAAGGAATTGAAGGAGGCGGCCAGGCGGGTGCGCGAATCGCGGCGCAAGCCGAAGGATGCGTCTGGCGCGGCCGATGAAGAGAGCGAGCTGCTGCAACTGCGTCGCCGCGTAACCGAGCTGACCGCCGAGGTGGCCTCGCTGCGACAGCAGCTGGCCGAGCTGCAGGGCGGATAG
- a CDS encoding MerR family transcriptional regulator gives MPMTVGELARRSGLTVRTLHHYDAIGLLVPAVRSAAGYRLYDKANIERLHRIQALRQLGLSLADIGTALSGPQAPLAKLIDRQIAQLDRDLAAGARLRERLVHLRTQLTSGQSPDLADWLDTLELMTMYEKYFSPEELERLPLHTDPDVLAEWSALVAAVQSAMDRGTRPDDHDAQTLALRWMEMIGRGTGNNPAFLLRLRSMTESEPGMRERSGITPELERFVEQSLVAVRLAIFARYLDAHEMRRMRQHYGRQMHVWPELIAALHSALADGVPSDDPSVKAMAQRWMTLFREYAGDDPATHAKIREAYAKEPELRSGSSVDDALLAYVRKAAASAGSHSS, from the coding sequence ATGCCGATGACCGTAGGCGAACTGGCCAGGCGCAGCGGACTCACCGTCCGCACCCTGCACCACTACGATGCCATCGGCCTGCTGGTTCCCGCGGTGCGTTCCGCTGCCGGCTACCGCCTGTACGACAAGGCGAACATCGAGCGGCTGCACCGCATCCAGGCGCTGCGTCAGCTCGGTCTTTCACTGGCCGACATCGGAACCGCCTTGTCCGGGCCGCAGGCACCCTTGGCCAAGCTGATCGACCGCCAGATCGCGCAGCTCGACCGCGACCTTGCCGCCGGCGCCCGCCTGCGCGAGCGGCTGGTGCATCTGCGCACGCAACTGACATCCGGACAGTCACCCGACCTGGCCGACTGGCTGGACACGCTGGAGCTGATGACCATGTACGAGAAGTATTTTTCGCCCGAGGAACTGGAACGCCTGCCGCTGCACACCGACCCGGATGTGCTTGCGGAATGGAGCGCCCTGGTTGCCGCCGTGCAATCGGCGATGGACCGCGGTACCAGGCCCGACGACCACGACGCACAGACCCTCGCGTTGCGATGGATGGAAATGATAGGCCGCGGCACCGGCAACAACCCGGCCTTTCTGCTGCGCCTGCGTTCGATGACCGAAAGCGAACCCGGCATGCGCGAACGCAGCGGCATCACGCCCGAGCTGGAGCGCTTCGTGGAGCAGTCGCTGGTCGCTGTACGACTGGCGATCTTTGCCCGCTACCTCGACGCGCACGAGATGCGGCGCATGCGCCAGCACTACGGCAGGCAGATGCATGTTTGGCCCGAACTCATCGCCGCGTTGCACAGCGCGCTCGCCGACGGCGTGCCATCGGACGACCCCAGCGTGAAGGCGATGGCGCAACGCTGGATGACGCTGTTCCGCGAATACGCCGGCGACGACCCCGCCACCCACGCGAAGATCCGCGAGGCCTATGCGAAAGAGCCCGAGCTGCGCAGCGGCAGCTCGGTCGACGATGCCTTGCTCGCCTACGTGCGCAAGGCTGCGGCAAGCGCGGGCAGCCATTCCAGCTGA